The proteins below are encoded in one region of Fibrella aestuarina BUZ 2:
- a CDS encoding alpha-L-fucosidase, whose translation MYRPLLTLLLILCITCSTLAQQRYEANWASIDSRPVPAWFEDAKFGIFIHWGLFSVPAFGPTARDSVGVYDRYAEWYWRKSTDSNPKNKTYPIFKRFEERTYGPNHKYQDFVEGFTCDFFKPDDWADVFRQSGAKYVVLTSKHHEGFTLWPSAQAWNWNAADVGPHRDLAGDLIKAVKAKGIRMGYYYSLYEWFNPLYKTDVAGYVDRHMLPQMKDLVTRYQPDIVWTDGEWDHPSETWRSTEFLAWLYNESPVKQDVVVNDRWGKETRGKHGGIFTTEYDLVHDANSEGMAFSRPWEECRGIGSSFGYNRAENLEDYSTSKQLIDILVDKVARGGNLLLNIGPTADGRIPVIMQQRLKDIGDWLTVNGEAIYGTRKWEKSPKVDSKTTLFFTKKGNDLYAICTRWPDAPLTIPGVRKPKRVSLLGYAGNVPVKSSGNGLALTAPTLSPGTIPCQHAWVFKLEGAL comes from the coding sequence ATGTACAGGCCGCTACTTACCCTGCTCCTGATACTCTGTATCACCTGCTCAACCCTGGCCCAACAGCGCTACGAAGCCAATTGGGCCAGCATCGACAGTCGGCCTGTTCCGGCCTGGTTCGAAGACGCCAAGTTTGGTATTTTCATCCACTGGGGCCTGTTTTCGGTGCCCGCTTTTGGTCCCACCGCCCGCGACAGCGTGGGCGTGTATGATCGATACGCCGAATGGTACTGGCGCAAATCGACCGACAGTAACCCGAAGAACAAGACGTACCCGATCTTCAAGCGTTTCGAGGAACGTACCTACGGCCCCAATCACAAGTACCAGGATTTTGTGGAGGGCTTCACCTGCGATTTTTTCAAACCCGACGACTGGGCTGATGTGTTCCGGCAATCGGGCGCCAAATATGTCGTGCTGACCAGTAAGCACCACGAAGGCTTCACCCTCTGGCCGAGCGCACAGGCCTGGAACTGGAACGCCGCCGACGTGGGACCCCACCGCGATCTGGCGGGTGACCTGATCAAGGCGGTGAAGGCCAAAGGCATTCGGATGGGCTACTACTATTCGCTATACGAATGGTTCAATCCACTATACAAAACCGACGTTGCCGGGTACGTTGACCGCCACATGCTTCCGCAGATGAAAGACCTCGTGACGCGCTACCAGCCGGATATTGTCTGGACCGATGGCGAATGGGACCATCCGTCGGAGACCTGGCGGAGCACCGAGTTTCTGGCATGGCTCTACAACGAGTCGCCCGTCAAGCAGGATGTGGTGGTGAATGACCGTTGGGGCAAGGAAACCCGCGGCAAACATGGCGGCATTTTCACGACCGAGTATGACCTTGTTCACGATGCCAACTCGGAGGGAATGGCCTTCAGCCGCCCTTGGGAAGAATGCCGGGGCATCGGGTCGTCCTTCGGTTACAATCGGGCCGAAAACCTCGAAGACTATTCAACCAGCAAACAGCTCATCGATATTCTGGTCGACAAGGTAGCGCGGGGCGGTAACCTGCTGCTCAACATTGGCCCTACCGCCGATGGCCGCATCCCGGTGATTATGCAACAGCGTCTCAAAGACATCGGCGACTGGCTGACGGTCAATGGGGAAGCGATCTACGGCACGCGCAAGTGGGAGAAGAGCCCGAAGGTAGACAGCAAAACCACGCTCTTCTTCACGAAAAAAGGCAACGATCTGTACGCTATCTGCACCCGTTGGCCCGATGCCCCGCTGACGATTCCGGGCGTGCGGAAACCGAAGCGGGTCAGCCTGTTGGGCTACGCGGGCAACGTACCTGTCAAAAGCAGCGGCAATGGGCTGGCACTCACGGCTCCTACCCTGTCGCCCGGCACCATTCCCTGCCAGCACGCCTGGGTCTTTAAACTGGAAGGTGCCTTGTAG
- a CDS encoding porin family protein, which yields MQNVHLQKSTFTLLFFALVLAQQVSYGQSRQRWSFGPRVGVNLTNFVGNDIKNATQNNPNANKMLAGLSAGVGFLYSDISRFGFGVDLLYSQRGNKIETSGVSNLTRINYLELPLTARYFLTAGGKFRPNIYLGAVPALRLNAVSKLNLGGSESKIDVTDSYRSADLGLTGGIQLNFSTGDRQHFTIDARYTQGITNIVTNSTDIRNQMITLGLGYNFGIGREYQPGDRKLPIR from the coding sequence ATGCAAAACGTACATTTGCAAAAATCAACGTTCACACTACTTTTCTTTGCACTCGTTCTGGCTCAGCAAGTTAGCTACGGCCAATCCCGGCAACGGTGGAGCTTTGGCCCCCGAGTCGGCGTCAACCTGACGAACTTCGTGGGCAACGACATCAAGAACGCCACCCAGAACAACCCCAACGCCAACAAAATGCTGGCCGGGCTCTCGGCGGGTGTAGGGTTTCTGTACAGCGACATCAGCCGGTTTGGCTTTGGCGTCGATCTGCTCTATTCGCAACGCGGCAATAAAATCGAAACGAGTGGCGTATCCAACTTGACTCGCATTAACTACCTGGAATTGCCCCTGACAGCGCGGTATTTTCTGACGGCCGGTGGCAAGTTTCGCCCCAACATCTACCTGGGTGCCGTACCGGCGCTGCGGCTCAACGCCGTTAGTAAGCTGAACCTTGGCGGCAGTGAGAGCAAAATCGACGTCACTGACTCGTACCGGTCAGCCGATCTGGGCCTGACGGGTGGTATCCAGTTGAACTTCAGCACTGGCGACCGGCAGCACTTCACCATCGATGCGCGCTACACGCAAGGGATCACCAACATTGTTACCAATTCAACCGACATCCGCAACCAGATGATTACGCTGGGGCTGGGTTACAACTTCGGCATTGGCCGCGAGTATCAGCCGGGCGACCGCAAGCTGCCCATCCGCTAG
- a CDS encoding porin family protein, with protein MNRIKHMLLLASVAGTFFHSQLAQAQSRQRWSFGPRVGVNLTNFVGSDVIARNPFPNVEANRLTPGLSAGVGFLYSDISRFGFGVDLLYSQRGNELKNNAPGVRDPQTIVNRVNYLELPLTARYFLNRSGNFRPSVYVGAIPALRLNAREKASGNGVTYTNDVTSLYRTADLGLTAGFQLNWRTGDRQRFTVDARYTQGVTNIVTNATDVRNQMITVGLGYNFGIGREYQPGDRKLPIRPR; from the coding sequence ATGAACCGTATCAAACATATGCTGCTGCTGGCTTCCGTCGCTGGCACCTTTTTTCATAGCCAATTAGCGCAGGCTCAATCCCGGCAACGGTGGAGTTTCGGCCCCCGCGTTGGCGTTAACCTGACTAATTTTGTGGGCAGCGATGTGATCGCCCGCAATCCGTTTCCCAACGTTGAAGCCAACCGGCTGACGCCCGGCCTCTCGGCGGGTGTAGGGTTTCTGTATAGCGACATCAGCCGGTTTGGTTTCGGTGTCGACCTGCTGTATTCGCAACGGGGCAACGAGTTGAAAAACAACGCGCCCGGCGTCCGCGACCCGCAAACGATTGTCAATCGGGTTAACTACCTGGAATTGCCCCTGACCGCCCGGTACTTCCTGAACCGGTCGGGCAACTTCCGGCCAAGTGTGTATGTCGGTGCCATACCGGCGCTGCGCCTGAACGCCCGGGAAAAAGCCAGTGGCAACGGCGTAACGTATACCAACGACGTGACGAGCCTCTACCGCACGGCCGATCTGGGCCTGACAGCAGGTTTTCAGCTCAACTGGCGCACGGGCGACCGGCAGCGCTTCACGGTCGACGCCCGCTACACGCAGGGGGTTACCAACATCGTGACCAACGCCACCGACGTGCGCAACCAGATGATCACGGTTGGGCTGGGGTATAATTTCGGGATCGGCCGCGAGTATCAGCCGGGTGATCGCAAATTACCGATCCGGCCCCGTTAA